Below is a genomic region from Delftia tsuruhatensis.
AGGAAAAAGTGTATTGACCCGATAGTCCACTCCATCGCTATAAAAACCACTTCGCCCCCTGCAAAGCATCCCACCCCAAAGCAACCGAGAACGCCATGCCATCCTCCGATACGCAACCCCCTCTTCGATTCAGCGACCTCATCCACCCGGTGGTGGCCGGACTGATTTCGGTCATCGTCAACTACGGAGGCACCTTCATCCTGGTCTTCCAGGCTGCCAAGGTGGCGGGACTGAGCCCGGAGCTCACGGCCTCCTGGGTCTGGTCCATTTCGATCGGCGTGGGCGTGACCGGTCTGGTCCTGAGCTGGTTGTCGCGCGAACCCATCATCACCGCCTGGTCCACCCCGGCCGCCGCCTTCCTGGTGACCGCCCTGGCCACCACGCCCTATGCCGAGGCCGTGGGCGCCTACGTGGTCTCGGCGGCCGCCTTCGTGGTGCTTGGCCTGTCGGGCTGGTTCGAGCGCGTGATCCAGCTGATCCCCCCGGGCGTGGCCTCGGGGCTGCTGGCCGGCATCCTGCTGCAGTTCGGCATCAAGGCCTTCGGCGGCATGAGCGTGGACCCGGCCCTGGCCGGCCTGCTGATCGTGGCCTATGTCGTGCTAAAGCGGCTGACGGCACGCTATGCCGTGGTCGGCATCCTGGCGCTGGGGCTGGCTTTCCTTCTTGCACAGGACCGCGTCGATCTGTCCGGGCTGGAACTGCGCCTGGCCGCGCCGGTGTTCACCAGGCCCGAGTTCACGCTCAACGCGCTGCTGAGCGTGGCCCTGCCGCTGTTCCTGATCACGCTGACGGGCCAGTACATGCCCGGCATGCTGGTGCTGCGCAACGACGGCTTCAAGACCAGTGCCAACCCCATCGTCACGCTGACCGGCCTGGGCTCGCTGCTGATGGCGCCCTTCGGCTCGCACGCCTTCAACATCGCGGCGATCACCGCTGCCATCTGCACCGGCAAGGAAGCGCACGAGCAGCCGTCCAGGCGCTGGATCGCGGGCATCGCGGCGGGGGTGTTCTACATCCTCGTAGGCGTGTTCGGGGTCACGCTGGCGGCCGTCTTCATGGCCTTTCCGGCCACCTTCATCACCACGCTGGCGGGCCTGGCGCTGCTGGGCACCATCGGCGGCAGCCTGTCCAGCGCCCTGGCCGATGCCAGCACCCGCGAGGCCTCGCTGATCACCTTCCTGGCCGCTGCGGCCAACATCACCATGCTGGGCATAGGCGGTGCGTTCTGGGGGCTGGTGATCGGCCTCGTGGCCCACGCCGTGCTCAATGGCCAATGGCCGCACCGCGCCCTGCGCCAGAGCGGCACCGAAGCCGCCATCAAGAGGAGCTGAGACCATGCTTTCCACCATCGCCGCACACTTCCCGGGCGCCGCCTCTGACGCAGGCGACACCCTGACCCGC
It encodes:
- a CDS encoding benzoate/H(+) symporter BenE family transporter, with the protein product MPSSDTQPPLRFSDLIHPVVAGLISVIVNYGGTFILVFQAAKVAGLSPELTASWVWSISIGVGVTGLVLSWLSREPIITAWSTPAAAFLVTALATTPYAEAVGAYVVSAAAFVVLGLSGWFERVIQLIPPGVASGLLAGILLQFGIKAFGGMSVDPALAGLLIVAYVVLKRLTARYAVVGILALGLAFLLAQDRVDLSGLELRLAAPVFTRPEFTLNALLSVALPLFLITLTGQYMPGMLVLRNDGFKTSANPIVTLTGLGSLLMAPFGSHAFNIAAITAAICTGKEAHEQPSRRWIAGIAAGVFYILVGVFGVTLAAVFMAFPATFITTLAGLALLGTIGGSLSSALADASTREASLITFLAAAANITMLGIGGAFWGLVIGLVAHAVLNGQWPHRALRQSGTEAAIKRS